AGTCGCAGCGGCCACAAGCGCAGGAAGAGCGCCCCCATCAGCACACCGAGACTCAGGAGCGCGGTGAGGGACCGCAACCCGCTGCAGGCTTCCGCGACGAACAGCTCCTGTCCGGGAATGCGAATGACGTTTCCGGACAGCATCACGGGGATGTGGCGCCACCGCAGCAGGGACGCACCGATCTCGGACGCCATGAATTGCAGTGGCAGGGCGACGGTATTGAGAATCACCTCGGGAATCGGGATGGACAGCGACACCAGCGTGAACGGCAACCGCCAGTGCATCAGCTGACGGAATCCGGCGTGCCAGACGACCAGGCCGCCCAACGCCAGGATCATCGAACAGCGCATGACGAACAGCTCCGCCGCCAGGTCGGCGGCATAGCGCAACGCCACGGCAAGCACCAGCAACAGCAATCCGAGGACCAGCTGAGGACGCGCGTCTTTGCGAATTCCGGCTCGATAAGCCAGCCAGACGGACAGCGGCGCCAGGAGGAGCCCGTGACCCGAGTTCGGGTCATTCCACCACGCATCGGCGAGCAGCTGGGCAGGTTTTGCGAAGAGCAGGATAAACGCGATCGCCGTGAGCCCGTGTGCAGCTAGCGCCAGCGGCGGCAGCGCGCGTATGGCGAGAATCCCGTCCTTCGTCCGCAAGGCGGGGGATGTCGGTGCGGTCACAAGGCGTTTTGGATGAGGATTAGGGCCTTAAATGTGCGATCACGTTGGCTACCCCGGCAACGACCACGATGAGCCACCGGAACGACGACCGGCGACGCTGCGCTGTCACAGCCACGGAATCGAAGCATACAGTGCCCGGGACACCCTAGCCCTGAGTCCCGATACCGAAATATCGGCTCTCAGGGCGCCAGAAGTACCAGCCGCTCACGCTTGCTCCCGGGATCATCGCGTAGCTCTCCGTCAGGCGCATGCCCGCCCGCTCCTCGGCCTCGGTCAGTTCGAACAGCGGCCCCTTCGCCGTGTGGTCCGGACATGCCGGATACCCCGGAGCCGGCCGGATGCCCTGGTACTTCTCCTTTATGAGGTCCGTGTTCGTCAGGTCTTCATGGGGAGCGTACCCCCAGAACTCGCGCCGCACACGCTCGTGCAGCCGTTCCGCAAACGCCTCAGCCAGTCGATCCGCCAGCGACTTCGCCATGATCGACCCGTAATCGTCATGATCGGCCTCGAACTCGGCGACCAGCGATTCCAGGCCGTGGCCCGATGTCACGGCGAAGGCGCCCACGTAATCCAGAATTCCGCTGTCCCGGGGCGCCACATAGTCGGCCAAACAGTAATTGGGTCGCCCAGTGCCGCGTTTGTCCATCAATTGGCGCGGCATGGTGAGTTCCGCCAGGACGGTCGCCCGGGAGTCGTCGGCATACACTTCCACCGTTTCGTCGACGGCATTGGCCGGCCAGAACCCGAAGGCTGCCCGGGCCTCCAGGCGATCCTCACGGACGATCCGCGCCAGCAGTTCCTGCGCATCGGCGTACAACGAGCGCGCGGTCTCCCCGACCAGCGGATCGTGCAGGATGGCCGGGTAGTGACCCGACAATTCCCAGGTCTGGAAGAACGGTGTCCAATCGATCCGCTCGATCAGCTCGTCCAACGGATATCTGGCGAGTGTCATGGGACCGATGAACGCCGGCACCGGCACCGGCACCGACAGGTCGATGGGCACGCGGTTCGCCCGGGCCTGCTGGACCGTGATGAGCCGTTCGTTCGCCCCGCGCGCCGCGCGCGCCACCCGGATCCCCTCGTATTCGGCCCGCACATCGGCCGCGAATTGCGACTTCCGGTCGTCGCTGAGCAGCGAACTGGTGACTCCCACGGCACGCGAGGCATCGAGCACGTGGACCACGGGCCCGGAGTAGCTCGGCTCGATCTTGAGTGCCGTGTGCGCCTTGCTGGTGGTTGCGCCACCAATAAGCAATGGGATGGTGAATCCCTGTCGCTGCATCTCGCTGGCCACGAAGGTCATCTCTTCGAGCGACGGCGTGATCAGCCCCGAGAGTCCGATGACATCGGCGTTCACCTCGCGCGCCTTCTCCAGGATCTTCGCGCAGGACACCATGACGCCCATGTCGACGACTTCGTAGCCGTTACACTGCAGCACGACGCCCACGATGTTCTTGCCGATATCGTGCACGTCGCCCTTCACCGTGGCCATCAGCACGCGGCCGGCACTCCTGGACGTCGCGGTCTTGAGAGCCTCGATGAATGGGATCAGGTGCGCAACCGCTTTCTTCATCACGCGCGCGCTCTTCACCACTTGCGGCAGGAACATCTTGCCGGCACCGAACAGGTCGCCCACCACATTCATGCCGCGCATGAGCGGCCCTTCGATCACGTCGATGGGATGTGTCGCTTCCAGACGAGCCTCCTCGGCGTCCTCGACGACCCACGTGTCGATGCCGTGCACCAGCGCGTGCGACAGCCGGTCGCCGACGGGCAAGTCGCGCCAGGCAACGTCTTCCACAGCCTTTGCCGCGCGTCCCTTGGCGGAGTCGGCGACTTCCAGCAGGCGCTCGGTGGCCTCGGCGCGCCGATTGAGCACCACGTCTTCCACCCGTTCGCGCAGGTCGGCCGGAATGTCCTCGTACGGAATGAGCTGACCGGCGTTGACGATGCCCATATCCATGCCGGCCCTGATGGCATGGTAGAGGAACACGGCATGCATCGCTTCGCGCAGCGGATTGTTGCCGCGGAACGAAAACGACATGTTGCTCACACCGCCCGACACCTTCACATGCGGCAACGTGCGCTTGATCTCGCGCGTGGCGTCGAAGTAGGCGATCGCGTATCCGGCGTGCTCCTCAATACCGGTGCCGATCGCGAAGATGTTCGGGTCAAAGATGATGTCCTGCGGCGGAAAGCCCACCTCCTCCGTGAGCAGTCCGTACGCGCGAGTGCAGATGGACACCTTGCGCTCGGTGCTGTCGGCCTGTCCCTGCTCGTCGAACGCCATCACGATCACGGCTGCGCCGTAGCGGCGCACCAGTCGCGCCTGCCGCAGGAACTCCGCCTCGCCCTCCTTCAGGGAGATGGAATTGACGACTCCCTTCCCCTGCAGACACTTGAGCCCCGCCTCGATCACCGTCCACTTGCTGGAATCGACCATGATCGGCACACGCGAGATGTCGGGTTCCGACGCAATCAGGTTGAGGAACGTGACCATGGCCTTTTCGGCGTCCAGCAACCCTTCGTCCATGTTCACATCGATGATCTGCGCGCCGCTTTCCACCTGCTGTCGCGCCACCACCAGGGCATCGCTGTAGTTGCCCTCGAGAATCAGCTTGGCGAACCTGGCGGATCCGGTGACATTCGTGCGTTCACCAATGTTCACGAAGTTCATGTCGGGACCGATCGTCATCGGCTCGAGACCCGAGAGCCGGAGACGCAACTCGATGACCGGAATCCTGCGCGGCGCCACGCCCTTCACCGCGTCGACGATGGCGCGAATGTGCGCGGGCGTGGTGCCGCAGCAGCCGCCGACGATGTTGAGCAATCCGCTCGTCGCCCATTCATGCAGGTGGAACGCCATCGCTTCCGGCGACTCGTCGTACTCGCCGAACGCGTTGGGCAGCCCGGCATTCGGGTGCGCGCTCACATGCGTGTCGGCGATGCGCGACAGCTCCTGCACGTGGGCGCGCAGCTGCTCGGCGCCGAGGGCGCAGTTGAGGCCGATGGACAGGGGCTTCACGTGCGACATCGACGTCCAGAACGCCTCGGCGGTCTGTCCCGAGAGCGTGCGGCCGCTGGCATCGGTGATCGTGCCCGAGATCATCACTGGGACGCGCACATGGTGCGCGTCGAAGTACTGTTCGATGGCGAAGAGCGCCGCCTTCGCGTTCAGCGTGTCGAAGATCGTCTCGACCAGCAACAAGTCCGCGCCACCGTCCAGCAGCCCCTGCACCGCCGTCGTGTACGCCGAGACCAGCTGATCGAACGAGACGTTGCGGGCACCGGGGTTCTCCACCTCCGGCGAGAGCGACGCCGTCCGGTTGGTGGGGCCGAGCACGCCCGCCACGAATCGGGGACGCGAGGGATCCCTGGACTC
The genomic region above belongs to Gemmatimonadaceae bacterium and contains:
- a CDS encoding exosortase/archaeosortase family protein gives rise to the protein MTAPTSPALRTKDGILAIRALPPLALAAHGLTAIAFILLFAKPAQLLADAWWNDPNSGHGLLLAPLSVWLAYRAGIRKDARPQLVLGLLLLVLAVALRYAADLAAELFVMRCSMILALGGLVVWHAGFRQLMHWRLPFTLVSLSIPIPEVILNTVALPLQFMASEIGASLLRWRHIPVMLSGNVIRIPGQELFVAEACSGLRSLTALLSLGVLMGALFLRLWPLRLLLVALTIPVAILINGFRVFLTGFLVLYVSPDMGQGFMHTSEGMVMFGGAFLLTALLTWALGGLERLGLRGREMAT
- the metH gene encoding methionine synthase, with the translated sequence MTTSHNRPSRLSRLPALLADRILVIDGAMGTMLQTHRLGESDYRGARFADWPSDLKGNNDLLAITRPDIVGAIHGQYLEAGADIIETNTFNANAISMADYGMEELAYEINVAAAALARRIADEFESRDPSRPRFVAGVLGPTNRTASLSPEVENPGARNVSFDQLVSAYTTAVQGLLDGGADLLLVETIFDTLNAKAALFAIEQYFDAHHVRVPVMISGTITDASGRTLSGQTAEAFWTSMSHVKPLSIGLNCALGAEQLRAHVQELSRIADTHVSAHPNAGLPNAFGEYDESPEAMAFHLHEWATSGLLNIVGGCCGTTPAHIRAIVDAVKGVAPRRIPVIELRLRLSGLEPMTIGPDMNFVNIGERTNVTGSARFAKLILEGNYSDALVVARQQVESGAQIIDVNMDEGLLDAEKAMVTFLNLIASEPDISRVPIMVDSSKWTVIEAGLKCLQGKGVVNSISLKEGEAEFLRQARLVRRYGAAVIVMAFDEQGQADSTERKVSICTRAYGLLTEEVGFPPQDIIFDPNIFAIGTGIEEHAGYAIAYFDATREIKRTLPHVKVSGGVSNMSFSFRGNNPLREAMHAVFLYHAIRAGMDMGIVNAGQLIPYEDIPADLRERVEDVVLNRRAEATERLLEVADSAKGRAAKAVEDVAWRDLPVGDRLSHALVHGIDTWVVEDAEEARLEATHPIDVIEGPLMRGMNVVGDLFGAGKMFLPQVVKSARVMKKAVAHLIPFIEALKTATSRSAGRVLMATVKGDVHDIGKNIVGVVLQCNGYEVVDMGVMVSCAKILEKAREVNADVIGLSGLITPSLEEMTFVASEMQRQGFTIPLLIGGATTSKAHTALKIEPSYSGPVVHVLDASRAVGVTSSLLSDDRKSQFAADVRAEYEGIRVARAARGANERLITVQQARANRVPIDLSVPVPVPAFIGPMTLARYPLDELIERIDWTPFFQTWELSGHYPAILHDPLVGETARSLYADAQELLARIVREDRLEARAAFGFWPANAVDETVEVYADDSRATVLAELTMPRQLMDKRGTGRPNYCLADYVAPRDSGILDYVGAFAVTSGHGLESLVAEFEADHDDYGSIMAKSLADRLAEAFAERLHERVRREFWGYAPHEDLTNTDLIKEKYQGIRPAPGYPACPDHTAKGPLFELTEAEERAGMRLTESYAMIPGASVSGWYFWRPESRYFGIGTQG